A genome region from Brassica oleracea var. oleracea cultivar TO1000 chromosome C2, BOL, whole genome shotgun sequence includes the following:
- the LOC106325085 gene encoding putative cysteine-rich receptor-like protein kinase 39, translating into MGKCRALMISLLSFLLLVLQNLQVVSAVGCAGSFFNANSTFLQNRDDIFSTLADKVIANGGFYNASLGNSPNRVYALVLCQRGYDQQACSNCVQSATRGIQTNCLNRMDSFTWDKDVEDNVSCLVRTSHPSTFGKLELRPAIIYPSPLGIEASNNMTIFEQEWDGMVNGTVEAATNAETSSVIKYFGAVKAEFTEFPNVYMLMQCTPDITSQDCNTCLRECVTLFKNQFWGRQGGEVNRPSCFFRWDFYTFHGAFVNVTRVPAPPRPPAQEKESSATDKKGRSTRSWVIIAIFVVLTLINILVFIGLIKFFAGRRRSNNGYNIGSAEYSEADGQFMLRFNLNMIMTATDDFSSENKLGQGGFGTVHKGILPNGQEIAVKRLTKGSGQGDTEFKNEVSLLTRLQHRNLVKLLGFCSEGDEEILIYELVHNSSLDHFIFDGERRSLLTWDVRFRIIEGIARGLLYLHEDSQLKIIHRDLKASNILLDTEMNPKVADFGTARLFDADETRAETRRIAGTRGYMAPEYLNHGQISAKSDVYSFGVMLLEMISGERNNSFEGEGLAAFAWKRWVEGKPEIIIDPLLMDEPRNEIIKLIQIGLLCVQENAAKRPTMSSVILWFGSETMNIPLPKAPAMTGSQCQSEDGTMSMSNVFTELISR; encoded by the exons ATGGGGAAATGCCGTGCGTTGATGATCTCGCTATTGTCTTTTCTTCTTCTTGTCCTTCAAAACCTCCAAGTCGTTAGCGCCGTCGGGTGTGCCGGAAGCTTTTTCAATGCTAACAGCACCTTCCTTCAGAACCGGGACGATATATTCTCTACCCTTGCTGATAAAGTCATTGCTAACGGTGGATTCTACAACGCTTCACTCGGCAACAGTCCCAACAGAGTTTACGCTCTTGTCCTCTGCCAAAGAGGCTATGACCAACAAGCTTGTTCCAACTGCGTCCAAAGCGCGACTCGGGGTATACAAACTAACTGTCTGAACCGCATGGATTCGTTCACGTGGGACAAAGACGTTGAAGACAATGTTTCTTGTCTTGTACGTACCTCACACCCCTCAACTTTCGGGAAACTCGAGCTTAGACCCGCTATTATATACCCAAGTCCACTTGGTATCGAAGCATCTAACAACATGACCATTTTCGAACAAGAGTGGGATGGGATGGTTAACGGGACTGTCGAGGCTGCCACAAATGCTGAAACTTCCTCGGTAATAAAGTACTTTGGTGCCGTAAAAGCCGAGTTTACCGAATTTCCGAATGTGTACATGCTGATGCAGTGTACACCGGACATAACTTCTCAAGATTGCAATACATGTTTAAGAGAATGCGTGACGTTATTTAAAAACCAGTTTTGGGGAAGACAAGGAGGCGAGGTCAATCGTCCGAGCTGTTTTTTCAGGTGGGATTTTTATACATTCCATGGTGCTTTTGTTAATGTTACTAGAGTTCCTGCGCCTCCAAGACCTCCGGCTCAGGAAAAGGAGAGCTCTGCAACCGACAAGAAAG GAAGAAGCACAAGGTCTTGGGTAATCATAGCGATATTTGTGGTTCTTACTTTGATCAATATTCTGGTATTTATCGGTCTCATAAAGTTCTTTGCTGGGAGGAGAAGATCAAACAACGGATATAATA TTGGCAGTGCAGAGTACTCTGAGGCTGATGGTCAATTTATGCTACGGTTTAATCTAAATATGATCATGACGGCTACCGATGACTTCTCGTCTGAAAATAAGCTTGGCCAAGGTGGATTTGGTACTGTACATAAG GGGATATTACCAAACGGGCAAGAGATAGCGGTGAAGAGATTAACTAAAGGTTCAGGACAAGGAGATACAGAGTTTAAGAATGAGGTTTCACTTTTGACAAGACTCCAACATAGGAATCTGGTTAAGCTTCTTGGGTTCTGTAGTGAAGGAGATGAAGAAATTCTTATCTACGAGCTTGTCCATAATTCAAGTCTTGACCACTTTATCTTTG ATGGAGAGAGACGTTCACTTCTTACATGGGATGTGAGATTCCGAATTATAGAAGGCATTGCTCGAGGTCTTCTTTATCTTCATGAAGATTCTCAGCTGAAGATTATTCATCGAGACTTGAAAGCAAGCAACATCCTGTTAGATACAGAGATGAACCCTAAAGTTGCAGACTTTGGGACCGCGAGGTTGTTCGATGCTGATGAGACTCGAGCTGAAACAAGACGAATAGCTGGAACCCG TGGATATATGGCTCCTGAATACCTGAATCACGGGCAAATCTCAGCTAAGTCTGATGTATATAGCTTCGGTGTTATGCTTCTAGAGATGATAAGTGGGGAAAGAAACAATAGCTTTGAAGGAGAAGGACTTGCAGCTTTT GCATGGAAGAGATGGGTTGAAGGAAAGCCTGAGATTATAATTGATCCTTTACTGATGGATGAACCGAGAAACGAGATCATTAAGTTGATCCAGATTGGTTTATTGTGCGTCCAAGAGAATGCAGCAAAGAGACCAACTATGAGCTCGGTAATACTTTGGTTTGGCAGTGAGACAATGAACATTCCTTTACCTAAAGCTCCTGCTATGACGGGAAGTCAATGTCAATCTGAAGACGGTACAATGTCAATGAGCAATGTCTTCACGGAGTTGATTTCTCGTTGA